CAAGCCGCTGTCCGCAAATCAAGGCTAGTCAATTGAGAAAACTGCCCCAAACGCTCTAATTGCTGAAAACTTGGCGCCCCTAACTCCAATTGCTGCAACTGCCCAGGCAACTGCTGAATCGAAAAAGGCAAATCTTGCTGACAAGCAAAAAAGACCAAGGCCTTTAACTCCCGCAAACTCTCCCCTTTAAGGAGCTCTGGCGTGCTCAACTTTAGCCAACGTAGCTGCTGAAAACGACTCAATAAACGCGCATCGATGCGGTTGGCCTTGACATTGATCTCCAAGGCCTGTAGCTGTCGCAAATTGGCTATGCTATTTATATTTTGTAGCTCATCGGCCAAAATATAGAGCTTTTTCAAGCGACTTAGGGCTGCCAAGGGACGCAAATCAAGATCAGATTGCTCGGCTTCTAGCCTTAACTCCTCTAGCATAAACAAGCTGTTCACGCCCGAAATACTCCGCAAATCACTAATCTGCAAACTTAACTTCTTGAGCTTGGGAAGCTGAATAAATACCTGCATATCTTGAATCTTCTGGGCCCGAATAGCCAACTCCTCTAGCTGGCCCTGCCCCCGCAAAAGCGACATGGGAAACTGCTGCTCTTGGGCAAAATCTAAACGCAACTTCTTCAGCTTTTTGGGCAAAAAGAGCAGCTGCTTCAACTTTAATTCCGTAAAGCTCAACTCCTCTAGGCTAGGCAACTGATTGAGGCCCGCTAAACGCTCCAACTGCAAGCCTCGGCCATGCAAACGCTTGAGCAAGGGCAAGCCCCGCAAACCCGATAAATCTTTTAGGGCCACCGCATAAAAAGGACCAGTCTGACAGGCATCATCCTGGGAAAGATCTAGCTCCTCTAAACGCATAATCTGCTCTATTTCGGCCAAACTCGCCTCCGAATAAGCCTCTTCCAAGGGTTTGAGCAAGACCATCTGATTGTAAAAGGCCTTCCATTCGGGACTTAGAGCGTTCCACCACAGAAATAAAGACTCCGCCTGCCTTACTTTAGAAGA
This genomic interval from Saprospira grandis contains the following:
- a CDS encoding SH3 domain-containing protein, which codes for MSLSPYPYIFCLFSLLMAGSAMAQDIFYNKVAGPLLQAPEAESPMVEFLLQGELLYPLQKEEGGFVFLENQSGRRGWLAKKELSEQAVRPQYRCFISNLRLRSQGNLQAAVVAKLQEGQLVRFTGRRSPNKESISIRGQKLPHYWLEVETAKGLIAWTYGGGLEKLVPIPTIPGNMEQEEPPKQGPLPKGETLSIHLELPHSSKVRQAESLFLWWNALSPEWKAFYNQMVLLKPLEEAYSEASLAEIEQIMRLEELDLSQDDACQTGPFYAVALKDLSGLRGLPLLKRLHGRGLQLERLAGLNQLPSLEELSFTELKLKQLLFLPKKLKKLRLDFAQEQQFPMSLLRGQGQLEELAIRAQKIQDMQVFIQLPKLKKLSLQISDLRSISGVNSLFMLEELRLEAEQSDLDLRPLAALSRLKKLYILADELQNINSIANLRQLQALEINVKANRIDARLLSRFQQLRWLKLSTPELLKGESLRELKALVFFACQQDLPFSIQQLPGQLQQLELGAPSFQQLERLGQFSQLTSLDLRTAAWPTKGAFVAPPNLAKFYLRAPNLASLQQLPPMPQLRLLDLSQCTELKEIGALAQLKQLELLYLPKAISLQSEAVQAIYHPGLTIRHEVLSACF